The segment ATATGTTTTATCTAATAAAATGCAATTTAATAAAGATTTCTACCCATTTGCTGAAAATTATGGCTATAAAGGACAGCCGATTATTATTTCCGAATTTGGCGGAATTGCTTTCCAAACGGAAGAAGGATGGGGCTATGGTAATCAAGTACAGGATGAGGAAGCGTTTTTCAAAAGGTTTGAAGAAATACATTATGCGATTCAAGATTTAGAATATGTGGTTGGCTATTGTTATACACAGCTTACAGATGTCCAGCAGGAACTTAACGGATTGCTTACGATTGATCGCAAGCCAAAGGTTTCTGTAAATAGAGTAAGAGAAGTAAATACAAGAAGAATGAAACCATAGGAGGTATTATGAGCAGAGTAGAATATCCAAGACCTCAATTTGTACGATCTGAATGGCTGAATTTAAACGGTACATGGCAATTTGAATTTGATGATAAAAATGAAGGCTGGAAGGAGAAATATGCCAATCAGGAGAATCTATCTCGTGAAATAAACGTTCCCTTTGTTTACCAATCAGAGTTAAGCGGCATAAATAACCGCAGTATTCATGAGTATATATGGTATAAAAAAGAAATAGAGCTCGATAATTCTGCTGATAAGTTAACATTATTACACTTTGGGGCAGTAGACTATTATTGTAAAGTGTATGTGAACGGGCAATTTGTTGGCGAGCATGAAGGGGGACATACTTCCTTCCACTTTAATATTACAGATAAGCTAGTGAAGGGAAAACAAACCATCACCGTCTTTGTACATGATCCTTTTGATGATGAAACGATTCCGCGTGGTAAGCAGTTTTGGGAAAAAGAATCACGGGGAATTTGGTACACTAATTCTACGGGGATATGGCAAACAGTTTGGATAGAACAGATTGAAAAGGAACATATAGAAAGTGTGAAATTCACGTCTGATTTAGATAATGGTAACGTTTGGATAGATTTGCATATTAGTGACTTTATCCATTTTAAAGAAGATAGATTCATAGACTACACTATCAGCTTTAAAGACATCGTAATTGCAGAGGATCGAATGAAGTTAACGGGGCGAAATGTGAAAAGAGCAATAGATCTTATGCAAAATAAAATTTTCCGATCAAATTTCCATGATGCTGGTTTTGCATGGACGCCTGAGAATCCAAACCTATTTGATGTCAAACTAGAACTGGTTAAGGATGATGGTCACGTACTAGATACGATAACATCTTATTTTGGATATAGGAAAGTACATACGGAAAGCGGGATGGTATTTTTAAATAATCGGCCATATTATCAAAAGCTTGTATTAGACCAAGGTTACTGGCCGGAGGGGTTATTGACAGCACCTTCAGCAAATGATTTAAAAAAAGACATAGAATTAGCGAAAGAGATGGGCTTTAACGGTTGTCGTAAACATCAAAAAACAGAAGATCCCTTGTTTTTGTATTATGCTGATACGTTAGGGTTTTTAGTATGGGGGGAGTGCGCATCTGCTCCTGTTTATACAGAAAAAGCAGCCGGAAGATTAATGAAGGAATGGATGGAAATTGTAGAACGAGACTATAATCACCCGTCCATCGTAACTTGGGTCCCGTTAAATGAAAGTTGGGGAGTTCCTGATATTCACGCAGACAAAAAGCAACAGCAATTCTCCAAAACGATGTATCATATGCTGCATGCAATTGACGGTACTAGGCCTGTCATCTCGAATGACGGCTGGGAAGCGACAACAACCGATATATGTGCTATTCACAATTATAATCATGGAAATCATGAGGAAAAGGTTAAGTACGAATACTTTAAAGAAACGTTAGCTACTGTCGAAAATCTCCTTTCACATGCACACGGCAAATGGCAGGTGTATGCAAATGGCTATTCTCATCAAGGAGAACCGATTATGCTGACAGAATTTGGAGGGATAGGCTTTAAAGTGGATGATCAAAAAGGCTGGGGCTATACTTCTGTCGAGACGGAGGAGGAATATGTCCGAGATTTCCGCCGTATTATGGATGCTATCTACCAAT is part of the Niallia taxi genome and harbors:
- a CDS encoding glycoside hydrolase family 2 protein — protein: MSRVEYPRPQFVRSEWLNLNGTWQFEFDDKNEGWKEKYANQENLSREINVPFVYQSELSGINNRSIHEYIWYKKEIELDNSADKLTLLHFGAVDYYCKVYVNGQFVGEHEGGHTSFHFNITDKLVKGKQTITVFVHDPFDDETIPRGKQFWEKESRGIWYTNSTGIWQTVWIEQIEKEHIESVKFTSDLDNGNVWIDLHISDFIHFKEDRFIDYTISFKDIVIAEDRMKLTGRNVKRAIDLMQNKIFRSNFHDAGFAWTPENPNLFDVKLELVKDDGHVLDTITSYFGYRKVHTESGMVFLNNRPYYQKLVLDQGYWPEGLLTAPSANDLKKDIELAKEMGFNGCRKHQKTEDPLFLYYADTLGFLVWGECASAPVYTEKAAGRLMKEWMEIVERDYNHPSIVTWVPLNESWGVPDIHADKKQQQFSKTMYHMLHAIDGTRPVISNDGWEATTTDICAIHNYNHGNHEEKVKYEYFKETLATVENLLSHAHGKWQVYANGYSHQGEPIMLTEFGGIGFKVDDQKGWGYTSVETEEEYVRDFRRIMDAIYQSKGLWGYCYTQLTDVEQEINGILTYTRKPKCDLSLLKEINNQFYPARLPVVKTD